Proteins co-encoded in one Candidatus Thiodictyon syntrophicum genomic window:
- a CDS encoding type II toxin-antitoxin system ParD family antitoxin, whose translation METKLKSYAVGDHFEQFIRRQIDAGHYTSADQIVREALRLLETPERLREIELEEYREKIREGIESAPAIPAEEVFARLEAKYQAMLDQQA comes from the coding sequence TTGGAAACCAAGTTAAAAAGTTACGCCGTCGGCGATCATTTCGAGCAGTTTATCCGTCGGCAGATAGACGCCGGACATTACACCAGCGCCGACCAAATTGTCAGGGAAGCCCTGCGCCTTCTGGAAACGCCGGAGCGGTTGCGCGAGATTGAGCTTGAGGAATACCGGGAGAAGATTCGCGAGGGAATAGAAAGCGCCCCGGCAATTCCCGCCGAAGAGGTTTTCGCACGCCTTGAAGCCAAGTATCAAGCAATGCTTGACCAACAGGCGTGA
- a CDS encoding SOS response-associated peptidase yields the protein MCGRFIQCSDPQDYADYFSLELDPESMGPSRPRYNLAPSQDVLAVRLGPDGRRHLGHLRWGLVPAWSQGPDHRYTMINARAETVADRPAYRAALKERRCLIPAEGFYEWQAQPGGKQPYLIRRGGGQIFAMAGLWEHWAGTAEAAPISSCTIIVTAANAAIARVHDRMPVVLDPDRQAQWLDPAKRDSAALLALLQPDPSADWTLTPVSRRVNNARTDDPGLIEPAAGP from the coding sequence ATGTGCGGACGTTTCATCCAATGTTCAGACCCGCAGGACTACGCCGACTACTTCAGCCTGGAACTGGACCCCGAGTCGATGGGGCCGAGCCGTCCCCGCTATAACCTCGCCCCCAGCCAGGACGTGCTCGCCGTGCGCCTCGGCCCGGACGGGCGGCGGCACCTCGGGCACCTGCGCTGGGGGCTGGTCCCCGCCTGGTCACAGGGACCGGACCACCGCTACACCATGATCAACGCCCGCGCCGAGACCGTCGCCGACAGGCCCGCCTACCGCGCCGCCTTGAAGGAGCGCCGCTGCCTGATCCCCGCCGAGGGCTTCTACGAATGGCAGGCCCAGCCCGGGGGCAAACAGCCGTATCTGATCCGCCGCGGCGGCGGACAGATCTTCGCCATGGCTGGCCTCTGGGAGCACTGGGCCGGCACCGCCGAGGCGGCGCCCATCAGCTCCTGCACCATCATCGTCACCGCCGCCAACGCCGCGATTGCGCGCGTCCATGACCGGATGCCGGTAGTCCTCGACCCCGACCGCCAGGCCCAGTGGCTCGACCCCGCCAAGCGCGACAGCGCGGCGCTGCTCGCCCTCCTCCAGCCGGACCCATCCGCCGACTGGACCCTCACCCCCGTGAGTCGGCGCGTCAACAATGCCCGCACGGACGACCCCGGTCTCATCGAGCCGGCCGCGGGACCCTAG
- the mazG gene encoding nucleoside triphosphate pyrophosphohydrolase: protein MPDQTTIDELLSIMARLRDPAGGCPWDLAQTFRTILPYTLEEAYEVAEAIESGSLEDLRDELGDLLLQVVFHARMAEEQGSFAFPDVVRAICDKLVRRHPHVFGEADLPDAAAVRVHWEREKAAERARAPGGAGAATLDGVAAALPALVRAQKLQRRAAAVGFDWDAIAGVFDKVREELDECRETLAAPVDLHARVHEIGDLLFSCVNLARHLGVDAEAALRTANHRFEHRFAYVEAGLDRAGLQPGPAVREEMELLWEAAKSKP from the coding sequence ATGCCCGACCAGACCACTATCGACGAGCTGCTGAGCATCATGGCGCGCCTGCGCGACCCGGCGGGCGGCTGTCCCTGGGACCTGGCCCAGACCTTCAGAACCATCCTGCCCTACACCCTGGAAGAGGCCTACGAGGTCGCCGAGGCGATCGAGTCCGGGTCCCTGGAGGACCTGCGCGATGAACTGGGGGACCTGCTGTTGCAGGTGGTCTTCCACGCCCGCATGGCCGAAGAGCAGGGCTCTTTCGCCTTCCCCGACGTGGTTCGTGCCATCTGCGACAAGCTGGTCCGGCGCCACCCCCATGTCTTCGGCGAGGCGGACCTGCCGGATGCGGCGGCGGTGCGCGTCCACTGGGAGCGGGAGAAGGCGGCCGAGCGGGCGCGGGCGCCGGGGGGCGCCGGGGCCGCGACCCTGGACGGCGTGGCCGCGGCCCTCCCGGCCCTGGTGCGGGCGCAGAAGCTGCAGCGGCGGGCGGCCGCGGTCGGTTTCGACTGGGACGCCATCGCGGGGGTCTTCGACAAGGTCCGCGAGGAACTCGACGAGTGTCGCGAGACCCTAGCCGCGCCGGTGGACTTGCACGCGCGGGTGCATGAGATCGGCGATCTGCTGTTTTCCTGCGTCAATCTGGCCCGTCATCTGGGGGTCGACGCGGAAGCGGCGCTGCGGACCGCAAACCATCGTTTCGAGCACCGCTTCGCCTATGTCGAGGCTGGCCTGGACCGGGCCGGTCTGCAACCGGGACCTGCGGTGCGCGAGGAGATGGAGCTATTGTGGGAGGCGGCCAAGTCGAAGCCATGA
- the moaE gene encoding molybdopterin synthase catalytic subunit MoaE, translated as MHHIRVQSDPIDLAAEQEPLWQGRPEVGAVVTFVGLMRDLNAGVAVTAMTLEHYPGMTEKALEAIAAEAAARWDLLGIRIVHRVGPLSPQEAIVFVGVASAHRREAFRACEFLIDYLKTRAPFWKQEMTAQGPRWVEARETDAEAADRWGAGAEGTSR; from the coding sequence ATGCATCACATAAGGGTCCAATCGGACCCCATCGACCTGGCCGCCGAGCAGGAGCCACTGTGGCAGGGCCGCCCCGAGGTGGGGGCCGTCGTCACCTTCGTGGGGCTGATGCGCGACCTCAACGCCGGGGTCGCCGTCACCGCCATGACCCTGGAGCACTACCCCGGAATGACCGAGAAGGCCCTGGAGGCGATTGCCGCGGAGGCCGCCGCCCGCTGGGATCTGCTCGGCATCCGCATCGTCCATCGGGTCGGTCCGCTGAGCCCCCAGGAGGCCATCGTCTTCGTCGGGGTGGCGAGCGCGCACCGCCGGGAGGCGTTCCGTGCCTGCGAGTTCCTGATCGATTATCTCAAGACCCGGGCGCCCTTCTGGAAACAGGAGATGACGGCGCAGGGTCCGCGCTGGGTGGAGGCGCGGGAGACGGATGCGGAGGCGGCGGACCGCTGGGGGGCGGGCGCGGAAGGCACCTCCCGATAG
- a CDS encoding type II toxin-antitoxin system YafQ family toxin — protein MDFLLAYKLDDSGKHGLAVFVRAGTHADLFD, from the coding sequence GTGGACTTCCTGCTGGCTTATAAGCTTGATGACAGCGGAAAACATGGCTTGGCTGTGTTCGTGCGCGCTGGTACGCACGCCGATCTGTTCGATTAG
- a CDS encoding CoA-binding protein translates to MPALRQPQTHTVVVLGASPKPARYSYQAVRLLKDLGYRVIPVHRKAAHIEQLPVVHALPDIHERVDTLTLYIGPERVRNLVGAILALRPGRVILNPGAESRELELALHDARIPYEHACTLVLLRTGQF, encoded by the coding sequence TTGCCCGCGCTTCGCCAGCCCCAGACGCACACCGTGGTCGTGCTCGGGGCCAGTCCGAAGCCGGCGCGTTACTCGTACCAGGCGGTCAGGCTGCTGAAAGATTTGGGTTACCGGGTGATTCCGGTGCACCGCAAGGCGGCGCATATTGAGCAGCTCCCGGTTGTCCATGCCTTGCCTGACATCCATGAGCGGGTCGATACCCTGACGCTGTACATCGGTCCGGAGCGCGTGCGCAACCTGGTGGGGGCCATCCTGGCCCTGCGCCCCGGTCGGGTGATCCTGAATCCGGGCGCCGAGTCGCGCGAACTGGAACTGGCCCTGCATGACGCCCGGATCCCTTACGAACACGCCTGTACCCTGGTGTTGCTGCGCACCGGGCAATTCTGA
- the ispG gene encoding flavodoxin-dependent (E)-4-hydroxy-3-methylbut-2-enyl-diphosphate synthase has protein sequence MNRVSTPPNARLPRRPTLPVRIGPVTVGGQSPVVVQSMTNTDTADVTATVRQVADLAQAGSELVRITVNTESAARAVAPIRAQLDAAGCTVPLIGDFHFNGHRLLTDYPECAQALAKYRINPGNVGSGEKRDSQFATMIEIACRYDRPVRIGVNWGSLDQDLIVRMMDANARSPAPRPVAAVMHEAMVESAVASAARAVELGLPKDHIVLSCKMSGVQDLITVYRMLAARTDQALHLGLTEAGMGSKGIVASTAALAILLQEGIGDTIRVSLTPAPGEARTREVQVAQEVLQTMGMRSFAPMVTACPGCGRTTSDTFQHLAQDIQTYLREQMPAWRTRYPGVETMQVAVMGCVVNGPGESKHANIGISLPGSGEHPAAPVYVDGEKVATLKGDDLVGQFKRMVDDYIERHYG, from the coding sequence ATGAATCGAGTCTCCACCCCCCCCAACGCCCGGCTCCCGCGCCGCCCCACACTCCCGGTGCGCATCGGCCCGGTCACCGTCGGGGGCCAGTCCCCGGTCGTGGTCCAGTCCATGACCAACACCGACACCGCCGACGTGACCGCCACCGTGCGCCAGGTCGCGGACCTGGCGCAGGCCGGTTCCGAGCTGGTGCGCATCACGGTCAACACCGAGTCCGCCGCCCGCGCCGTCGCCCCCATCCGCGCCCAGCTCGACGCCGCCGGCTGCACCGTCCCCCTGATCGGTGACTTCCACTTCAACGGCCACCGCCTGCTGACCGACTATCCGGAGTGCGCGCAGGCCCTGGCCAAGTACCGCATCAATCCGGGCAACGTGGGCAGCGGCGAGAAGCGCGACAGCCAGTTCGCGACCATGATCGAGATCGCCTGCCGCTATGATCGCCCGGTGCGCATCGGCGTCAACTGGGGCAGCCTGGACCAGGACCTGATCGTGCGTATGATGGACGCCAATGCCCGGTCCCCGGCCCCGCGGCCGGTCGCGGCGGTGATGCACGAGGCCATGGTGGAGTCCGCCGTCGCCAGCGCCGCCCGCGCGGTCGAACTGGGCCTGCCCAAGGACCACATCGTCCTGTCCTGCAAGATGAGCGGGGTGCAGGACCTGATCACCGTCTACCGGATGCTCGCCGCCCGCACCGACCAGGCCCTGCACCTGGGGCTCACCGAGGCCGGGATGGGCTCCAAGGGCATCGTCGCCTCCACCGCCGCGCTCGCCATCCTGTTGCAGGAGGGCATCGGCGACACCATCCGCGTCTCGCTCACCCCCGCCCCGGGGGAGGCGCGCACCCGCGAGGTCCAGGTCGCCCAGGAGGTCCTCCAGACCATGGGCATGCGCTCCTTCGCCCCCATGGTAACCGCCTGCCCCGGGTGCGGGCGCACCACCAGCGACACCTTTCAGCACCTGGCCCAGGACATCCAGACCTACCTGCGCGAGCAGATGCCCGCCTGGCGCACCCGCTACCCGGGGGTCGAGACCATGCAGGTGGCCGTCATGGGATGCGTGGTCAACGGCCCCGGGGAGAGCAAGCACGCCAACATCGGCATCAGCCTGCCCGGGAGCGGCGAACACCCCGCCGCGCCCGTCTATGTGGACGGCGAAAAGGTCGCGACGCTCAAGGGCGACGACCTGGTTGGGCAGTTCAAGCGCATGGTGGACGACTACATCGAGCGGCACTACGGCTGA
- a CDS encoding DUF4743 domain-containing protein, which yields MSYLDKVRACNAWDPGEFIPWTLAGERIGSVRPGFAQELRRWPEQFRVEAYRVDWAGAPDGFQARTRVLAEVVQTLVETGLIYPQHGEAYAVTPGRRDQARCLIDRAAAPWFGVRAFGQHLNGFVRTGGGIELWVARRAANRLVYPLHLDNLVAGGLPHAVTLRDNLRKECREEADIEPALADRAEPVGAVTYCRGARDGLKPDVMYCYDLELAPDFVPRCTDGEVESFTRLPLAAVAQLVRDTDEFKLNCNLVVIDFLVRHGGIDQEDPDYLPIVQGLRSCLP from the coding sequence ATGAGCTATCTCGACAAAGTTCGCGCCTGTAACGCCTGGGACCCGGGGGAATTCATCCCCTGGACCCTGGCGGGCGAGCGCATCGGCTCGGTGCGGCCGGGCTTTGCGCAAGAACTGCGGCGCTGGCCGGAGCAGTTCCGCGTGGAGGCCTACCGGGTCGACTGGGCCGGTGCCCCGGACGGGTTCCAGGCGCGCACCCGGGTCCTGGCGGAGGTGGTCCAGACCCTGGTCGAGACGGGGCTGATCTACCCCCAGCACGGCGAAGCCTATGCGGTAACCCCGGGGCGGCGCGATCAGGCGCGCTGTCTGATCGACCGCGCCGCCGCCCCCTGGTTCGGCGTGCGCGCCTTCGGACAGCACCTCAACGGTTTCGTGCGCACCGGGGGCGGGATCGAGCTCTGGGTCGCCCGGCGCGCCGCGAATCGGCTGGTCTATCCGCTGCACCTGGACAACCTGGTGGCCGGCGGCCTGCCCCATGCCGTCACCCTGCGCGACAACCTGCGCAAGGAGTGCCGGGAGGAGGCGGACATCGAGCCTGCGCTGGCGGATCGGGCCGAGCCGGTCGGTGCCGTGACCTACTGCCGAGGGGCGCGCGACGGGCTGAAGCCGGACGTGATGTACTGCTACGACCTGGAGCTTGCGCCCGACTTCGTGCCGCGCTGCACCGACGGGGAGGTGGAGTCCTTCACCCGCCTGCCGCTGGCGGCGGTGGCCCAATTGGTACGCGACACCGATGAGTTCAAACTCAACTGTAATCTGGTAGTAATCGACTTCCTGGTCCGCCACGGCGGTATCGATCAGGAGGACCCGGACTATCTGCCGATCGTCCAAGGCTTGCGCTCCTGCTTGCCCTGA